A window of Dermacentor andersoni chromosome 4, qqDerAnde1_hic_scaffold, whole genome shotgun sequence genomic DNA:
CAGTGCGTTTTCTGGGTTTCCACGGCGCGACAAAGCTACCATCAAGGCGgcggtgtttgtgtgtgtgtgtgtgtgtgtatgtgtgtgtgtgtgcgcagtcaaaaacaaaagcaaaacatgGCCGTGCCGTCCCGTTGGCGGAGGTGCTGAGGAGGTCAGAACAGAGATGTTCCTTTGTGATCTGGGCCGACGCGAAATGACTTGAACGAACTCTGATCGCGGGATGAGCCCGAGCTTCGTACACGACAGTTGTGTGGGTGATGTGGACCGTTGTGGTCGAAGATCGCCGTAGCGAGGAACGCAAGCAGGGGGAGGCCAGCGTTCGTCAAACGCGCTGTCCCTTGTGGAGTGAGTCGAGGATTGTAAAAAGTGGAACCGTGGTTTGTACGATTCCGATAGTTTGTGGCGCTGGCTGAGTTTCTGATCTCGGACTTTTGGGAGCGCTGCACAGGCCTCACCAGTGGCGAACATCCTGTGTGCGACTCACGGCCGCTCTCCCTGTGGAGCGCGAGCAGAGGCGCATGCAGACGATGGCACGGTTGGTGCCACCGTGCCAAGACGACAGCTTGGTGTGAACGTACTTAGAGTGCGCGGAGCGAATATGAGGGGCGACGTGCTACCGCCGAAGCGGCAGGCTGTCGTCGACCGATTACGGCGACGAATCGAACTTTACCGCCGACACCACAACGCCACACTGCCGCGTTTCGAGCAGGCCGCCAATGCTGTCTACGAGGACCAGCGACAGGAAACACTATTGCTGAAGCAGCGCTATTTGGAATCCAAGgtgaaaaaaactaaaaaaagcgAAAGCAAGTCATCCGGATCGGCAGCTACATCATCCGCAGATTCCCACAAGAACCTCCTCCAGGTGAGCACTTGCCGTGCGCGTCAGAAATTTACACTGCAAATGTCTGTTTTAACTTTCGAACGGCGTTACACATAGGGCGATCTTGGTTTAGGCTGATGTACCTGCATGGTGGTGGTGATAGTGATCGTGCCCTTCGTATCGGGTCGCCGTAGTCTGTCCAAGTTTTCGAACTGGCGTGACCACAAAATATCAGGCATGTTTAGGCATGTGAACAAGCATGTTCACTCAGGGAACTTATTGTTGTGAACCTATGCATCAGCCAAAATTTCAACACAGTTTGGCAAGCAGTAATGCTAATGTCATTTTTGTTTCAACCGTAAAGTCTACTGGAACATCTAGGCAGCAGTGCCAAGTGCTCATCTCACTCATGGGGGCTTTGTTGCCCTTGTAAAACCAAAAATAGGaggaatcgttttttttttctctctctcttctgtgttTCACTAAGTGCCTGCAACTAGTGCTTTCAAGAGACTGTTACTCTTGCAGAAGTCCAACAAGAGGCCAGCTGTGAACATTGAAGCATCCCATGATCCAGCTACTGACACAGGGCAGTCTGATGACAAGGACCACAGGCTTACCAAGATGGCTCGAATGAGCAGCTCCACTTCAGATAAACAAGTGCTCCAGCAACAGAAGCAGATGAGCTTGGACTCTCAGCAAATGCAGATTCCTGGCTTTGAATGCATCAAACAGCAATCTGTTGGACCTTCCATTACACCTAAGTCTCCAGTTTCAGCAGGGACCAGCCACAACCCATCTGCACTGCTATGTAATGTGAAGCAAGAATGTGATAGCCTTGGATATTGTGGTCAAACCAATGACTGTGCACGTTCCCAGGAAGCCACTACTTCAGCTGCAGCAGCTCAAGATGAGAGTGCAGATACTGGAGAAAAGTTTCTCGATGGATTTCCTAATCTGGGCCTGCCAGAAGATTCTTCTGAAGTTTGGGTAGACAACCCTGAGATTCTGCGGCACCTCATTGATGACATAACAAATCCATCAGATTTGATGACTGATTTCAATTTCAACTATAGTATGGAGGGCATAAAAAATACAGAAGAAACAGTCAAAATTGAAGGTATGAGCAACACTTccttaaatgaaaagaaaagcaggCAGCAACACACAGGATTTAGTAGCAGCGAGTCATTCATAGCTACAAGTCAAGCATCGCAGCAGGTGCTGGTATCACCGTATGAGCAACGGTCTTCAGCTGCAATGGACAGCCTTGCTGCAAATGCTCCATGTTTGCCTCAGCAGAGCTTCTCCTCAAGCAATGCACGTCCTGGCCAGTTCTCAGCGTCAAATATAGGCAGCCTGGATTTCAAGCTTTCGGAGCCAAGCCCTGCAGCACAGACATTAAAACAAATGGcagagcagcaccagcagcacaaGCAAGGTCATGACAAGCACTCAATTGGCCTGGGTGTACCTCGACCAAACTTTTCCCCCGGTGATGGTTTTGATGTTTCCCTAGCAGCATCACGCAGTGCAATCTTTAGCACTACAGATAACTCTCTTAACCCTTCCAAGGTGATGCAGACATCAAACATGTTTCCCAATGTGGGCTTTGGAAACCAAGCCTTGACGACAACGATTCAGTCCAATTTTCGAGCTGACAATGCAGTGAGGGCTGCGAATTCCTTGTCAGGTGTTGCTTTTGGCAAACCTAATGGTGCTCAAAGCCCCTATGTGGTATCTAGTAATCCTCTTGATGCAGCCAGATGCCAAGCTCTCTCTCAAATGCCACTGCAACTGCAAGAACAGCAGAAGTGTTCACCTAAAGGAGTGCAGTATGCCAATAGCAGCACTGACGAGAAGACGGTTTTCGTGAACAATTTTAAGGCAAGCTTGGCGCAGTTCAATGATGCCAACAGTGCACCATCACCTCCCCTCGTCAAGAGCCCATCACAGTTTCCAAAACAAATATCATCTCCCATGGCTTCACAAACATGCAGGTTGATTGGCCCATCTAACCACAGCACTATTCAGGTGAGTTTTTATTTGTGTTATTTTACCAGTAACATTCCATAAGGAAGCGAACTGAGAGCATTGTATCTTTCTCTTCATTTCATAAATGCAGGCAAATgcaatgcagcagcagcaagacATGAAGGACAAAAAAGAGATCTCACCACTGAATATATCATCAAATCCATCATATGCAGATGCACTAGCATTTTCAAGCGGGAACGTGAGAGGCATGAACCGGAGCAGTATCGCACCTGCAGCTCATTTCCCGGCAccgcagcaacagcaacaagcaCAAATGCAACAGCACAGGGATAAGCAGGGCTTCTCACAGGTGCAGTTCATAGAAGCAAACCAGCTTACTCAGCCACCATCTTCATCACCAACGGACGTTAAAATCCACCGACTCCATTACAGCCAGAACAAAAGCTCAATTGTTGCACAACACCACCTGCAACACTACACAGCTCGGGTCCAGAATGCAATGGGCTTGCAGGGACTGCCACAACAGGGACCACTGCGTGTGGCTCGGCCTGCCGTGTCCGTAGCCAGCAGCCAGCTTCCTTCTCATCCCCAACAATATGTGCAACGCATGGCAGCCAGGCAGCCCGCCAACATGAGCTCTGTCCCATTCCAAAATCCTGGTTCACTGAGCTTCAACACATCTAGAATGCCTCTGCCAGTGAGAGCTTCATCTCCGCAACAAATGTCGGGGCCTGTCAGGCATCCACTGTCAGCAGCCTCT
This region includes:
- the LOC126535964 gene encoding uncharacterized protein, translating into MRGDVLPPKRQAVVDRLRRRIELYRRHHNATLPRFEQAANAVYEDQRQETLLLKQRYLESKVKKTKKSESKSSGSAATSSADSHKNLLQKSNKRPAVNIEASHDPATDTGQSDDKDHRLTKMARMSSSTSDKQVLQQQKQMSLDSQQMQIPGFECIKQQSVGPSITPKSPVSAGTSHNPSALLCNVKQECDSLGYCGQTNDCARSQEATTSAAAAQDESADTGEKFLDGFPNLGLPEDSSEVWVDNPEILRHLIDDITNPSDLMTDFNFNYSMEGIKNTEETVKIEGMSNTSLNEKKSRQQHTGFSSSESFIATSQASQQVLVSPYEQRSSAAMDSLAANAPCLPQQSFSSSNARPGQFSASNIGSLDFKLSEPSPAAQTLKQMAEQHQQHKQGHDKHSIGLGVPRPNFSPGDGFDVSLAASRSAIFSTTDNSLNPSKVMQTSNMFPNVGFGNQALTTTIQSNFRADNAVRAANSLSGVAFGKPNGAQSPYVVSSNPLDAARCQALSQMPLQLQEQQKCSPKGVQYANSSTDEKTVFVNNFKASLAQFNDANSAPSPPLVKSPSQFPKQISSPMASQTCRLIGPSNHSTIQANAMQQQQDMKDKKEISPLNISSNPSYADALAFSSGNVRGMNRSSIAPAAHFPAPQQQQQAQMQQHRDKQGFSQVQFIEANQLTQPPSSSPTDVKIHRLHYSQNKSSIVAQHHLQHYTARVQNAMGLQGLPQQGPLRVARPAVSVASSQLPSHPQQYVQRMAARQPANMSSVPFQNPGSLSFNTSRMPLPVRASSPQQMSGPVRHPLSAASVTATQKPLYTNAAMRPQLPADFAASQREWQCAMGQGQAMQQTQSQQRVCFQPQTSQAQNRVAFSTMQPGSSPRPPPFQLPQMSVQQQQAMTTALPPLPQLQIPPRSTAPQTSTFSPSFTSSIADFNLEFLESIENSDSDLLNFDPVNSNFGILDDVLGGK